DNA sequence from the Acidobacteriota bacterium genome:
CCAGCAAGATCAGTCCACCCCGAATCAAAAGGCTCCGGTTCATTTCTTCTGTCCTTCCTCTTGGCCTTCGAGGCCGGCGATGGCGGAGCGGGCGACGCGAATTTTCACGTTGTCCGCCACCTTCAGAATCAGCGTCGAACCCTGGTCGCCGCTCACCTCGCCGTAGATGCCGCCGTTGGTGTACACCTTGTCACCCTTCTTCAGGTTGGCGATCAGTTCCTG
Encoded proteins:
- the yajC gene encoding preprotein translocase subunit YajC gives rise to the protein MTSSLFVLAQEAQSPFMAFMPMLLIFGIFYLILFMPMRKKQKALQELIANLKKGDKVYTNGGIYGEVSGDQGSTLILKVADNVKIRVARSAIAGLEGQEEGQKK